One genomic region from Deinococcus cellulosilyticus NBRC 106333 = KACC 11606 encodes:
- a CDS encoding DUF2590 family protein has protein sequence MIQDLLWENGDIVLDSRGQPVMISDADVVVQDLKARLLCPKGAHWAHPAAGFDLLPYVQGKLTDLTILELEQEIELECQNDARVRTADCQVTVLGPGRFQVAVVVQLTDQTLIEFGLTLGALA, from the coding sequence ATGATCCAGGACCTCTTGTGGGAAAACGGAGACATCGTGCTGGACAGTAGAGGGCAACCCGTGATGATCAGCGATGCTGATGTTGTTGTGCAGGACCTGAAAGCCCGATTGCTCTGCCCGAAAGGGGCACACTGGGCACACCCTGCAGCAGGCTTCGACCTTTTGCCTTATGTCCAGGGCAAGCTGACTGATCTGACCATCCTGGAACTGGAACAGGAAATCGAACTGGAATGCCAGAACGATGCCAGAGTCCGCACTGCAGACTGCCAGGTCACTGTGTTGGGTCCCGGACGCTTCCAGGTTGCTGTGGTGGTCCAGCTGACCGACCAGACCTTGATTGAGTTTGGTCTGACCCTGGGAGCCCTGGCATGA
- a CDS encoding baseplate J/gp47 family protein: protein MTIDKVQLQTPLLQELVSLLLSSVPDTSPLQNQDEFSVWKTYVELAAQTGQDARKLISLLSPMGYVLYATGAYLDEHAAGLALSRILERYAKGLLDVTVSQPVLIPAGHIVQTLPDGQGNVLKYIVSQDTPLAVPGGKLPVVAEEAGSKYNITVANRVKTLVTVVSGVTSINNSADWLTQLGVDRETDESLRTRCLLRWPALSNGSIKDKYILTALSVPGITKVLVRDQHPNGQGSVDMYVAPPTGMPTDEQRQEVRDALEYVRALTTNLRVLAPAPVSRDETVTIYRNPADSRTADDFEAIVLGVMNSLGPGQTYYPSAVADAIYGTPKDPSIYGVVLPSLAPVTCTETQMIVPGTITVVLA from the coding sequence ATGACCATCGACAAAGTGCAGTTGCAGACCCCACTCCTGCAGGAGCTGGTGAGCCTGCTGCTGTCATCTGTTCCAGACACCAGCCCATTGCAGAACCAGGATGAGTTCAGCGTCTGGAAGACCTATGTTGAATTGGCCGCTCAGACGGGACAGGACGCCCGTAAGCTGATCTCTTTGCTGAGTCCGATGGGTTACGTGCTGTACGCCACTGGAGCCTACCTGGACGAGCACGCTGCCGGACTTGCCCTCTCCCGCATTCTCGAAAGGTATGCAAAAGGACTTCTGGACGTGACGGTCAGTCAGCCAGTTCTGATCCCCGCAGGGCACATTGTTCAGACCCTGCCCGATGGTCAGGGCAACGTCCTGAAATACATCGTATCACAGGACACCCCACTTGCTGTCCCAGGCGGCAAATTGCCTGTGGTTGCTGAAGAGGCTGGATCGAAGTACAACATCACTGTAGCCAACCGGGTGAAGACTCTGGTCACTGTGGTGTCTGGAGTCACCAGCATCAACAACTCTGCAGACTGGCTCACCCAGCTGGGCGTGGACCGGGAGACTGATGAGTCTTTGCGGACCAGGTGCCTGCTCAGGTGGCCTGCCCTGTCCAATGGCAGCATCAAAGACAAGTACATCCTGACCGCTCTGTCTGTCCCAGGCATCACCAAAGTGCTGGTCCGGGACCAGCACCCGAACGGTCAGGGCAGTGTGGACATGTATGTTGCCCCACCCACAGGCATGCCCACCGACGAGCAGAGGCAGGAGGTCCGGGACGCCCTGGAATACGTGCGTGCCCTGACCACCAACCTGAGGGTTCTGGCCCCTGCACCTGTCAGCCGGGATGAGACAGTGACCATCTACCGCAACCCTGCAGACAGCCGCACAGCAGATGACTTTGAGGCCATTGTGCTGGGTGTCATGAACAGCCTGGGACCCGGACAGACCTACTACCCCAGTGCCGTGGCAGACGCCATCTACGGCACCCCCAAAGACCCGAGCATCTACGGTGTGGTGCTGCCCTCACTGGCTCCAGTGACCTGCACAGAGACGCAGATGATTGTGCCTGGGACCATCACGGTGGTGCTTGCATGA